Below is a window of Sulfurisphaera ohwakuensis DNA.
AAGATATCAATTGGTTCAAAGCCAGCTACCACAGCAGGAATACCATATTTTTTAGGGAAAAAGTCCCAGCTAATTGCACCAATTATTGTCGATACATGACCGGGACCGATAACTCCAGATACTGGAGTCCTTTTAGCTTCTTTATGAAGTTGAACCGCATATTCAGCTGCAGGAGCTGTAAGCTTCAGTGAGGAATAGAATAGTAAATTCTCTGGGACTTTCTCCTTAGTAAATAGTACAGCATAACTAGGAGCGGTAGTCTCAAAACCAATACCGAAAAATACGGAAGGTTTGCCGTCTTTTTTTGCCTCTTCGATCGCGTCTGCAAAGCTATAAACTATTCTAACGTCAGCACCAGATGCTTTTGCCGCAGCAAGACTTCCTATTTCCCCACTCTTATAGTGTTTAACTGTGGGTAGTTTAAAAACATCGCCAAAGGTATATACTCTGTACCCTTCCATTGCAAGTTTTATAACGTTCTCAATATCACTTGAAGGAGTAACACAAACAGGGCAGCCGGGACCCGGAATAAGCTCTACTTCGAGTGGCATAAGTGCACGAAGACCATAATGCGTAGTTGTCCACTCATGTGATCCACAGAAATTCATAATTTTTATTTTATCTAGTCCAAGCTTCTTGACTACTCTAGGAGCTAGCTTGCTTATCTCTTCGGATATTTTGTTAGCGAGAGCTGAATTTTCTCTAAATAAAATTTCAATCTGTTTAGGTAGATCCATTTAAATCTCCCCCTTCTGTTTTTATAATATTTGTATTATTTACTTGCCTTTGAGATTTGAAAAGACTAATTAGAAAGGAATTTAAAAAATCAGAGATTTCATCCATTTTAGCCTTTAACATCTGTATTTGTGTTGTAACTTCCTCATAATTTCCTCTTACATAAAAGCTTATCATATATCTTTTGAGCTCATCGTTTATCCTTGTTAATGAGATTTGCTCATATTTCTTTGAGTCAATTGGGTTCTTAGATATTGTAAACCCTCTTATATCCCAATCCCCCGATCTGACGAATTCAATCTCAAGGACTTTCTCGAAGCTTACTGACAATTCCGCATAGTCTACAGCACCTATCCCACTTTCTCTTAATGCCCTCACTAATTCACCAGAGGCTAATTGAAAATTACCGAAGTCGTTTGAAACAACTGTAAACGTTCTAGGCTGATAGAATATTTGACTGTAATTTTTCTTTGCAAAAGATCCTTCGCCGTCCACTGGAATATAAGCATATCCAGACATACCACTAATTTTTATCTCTGCAACAGAGTAGCCCAGGCCCACTAATCTACCTGCAAATGCATAAAGATCTGGATCACTAAACGTTCTTATCGTAAAGATCCCTGTAAATCCAGAAGCTGATATCTCACTCATGGATTATCACCTCATCACCTTTAACTTCCACGGTATACGTTTTTAGATTTTCTTTTGCGGGACCATCCACTACTTTGCCAGATTTCACATCAAAGACAGAACCGTGCCATGGGCATACAATCTTCCCATCTTCTGTGAGAAATCCGTCCTCTAAGTCTAAGTGATTATGCGTACAGAAAGCATCAA
It encodes the following:
- the hypD gene encoding hydrogenase formation protein HypD yields the protein MDLPKQIEILFRENSALANKISEEISKLAPRVVKKLGLDKIKIMNFCGSHEWTTTHYGLRALMPLEVELIPGPGCPVCVTPSSDIENVIKLAMEGYRVYTFGDVFKLPTVKHYKSGEIGSLAAAKASGADVRIVYSFADAIEEAKKDGKPSVFFGIGFETTAPSYAVLFTKEKVPENLLFYSSLKLTAPAAEYAVQLHKEAKRTPVSGVIGPGHVSTIIGAISWDFFPKKYGIPAVVAGFEPIDILTGVLVILNNLYRGKAEFTNLEYRRVATYKGNIFALENIKVAFNVVDTIWRGIGNIPKSGLTLSEKFKKYDAKTQLGIKEKPWDYDLPPGCKCNEVTLGLAYPTDCPLFMKACTPARPWGPCMVSMEGACAVWARFGSYERIKDAISEVK
- a CDS encoding Rieske (2Fe-2S) protein translates to MTELVIKKSEIPKDSMVEFYFPDGKPWERKAVLIVNFKDNFYALDAFCTHNHLDLEDGFLTEDGKIVCPWHGSVFDVKSGKVVDGPAKENLKTYTVEVKGDEVIIHE